GTGGGAAAGCTCGCTGTTCTTTATGGCACCAGGTACAAAGTGGGAAGCATCTGCAACATCATCTGTAAGTAACTCTCTCATCCTTCTTTACAATATTATGTGATCTCAAATTCTTCAGTTAGAAACCTTGCAGAaagactttttgtttttgttcagccGCATTAATTAACTGTTGACCTCAAAGTAGTGACTAGCCATGTTGCAGGTAGAACATTTACATACAAATGACCAGCCTTTAGTAAAGGATTCACTTCTCTAGAGTATGAACTAAGCAACAATATGAATAGAAATTACAATTCCATATTGCACATCAACATTAATAAAACTGTAATACTATTACCGAAATTCTTTAGTATTCTTACTTTTGCTTATGTAAAAGATTGGGAAATtccatataaataataataagttgACCACACCAACACtatacttcttcttcttatttattataatgtaaTCAAAAGTAGTTAGTAGTGACATTGCAAATTTTACATGCAAATGACATcttattaaatataatacatttctatACTGTATTAACTCAACAGTAATACAATTATCTTTACATTTCCGAACCAACtaaatgtttataataataCTCATGTTTTTTAACTGAAGTGAAATTTATGACCTTTACTTGTAATCGAGTATTGTTATAGTTTGGTGTTTCTGCTTTCACTTaagtaaaataaacaaacatcaaaatTTCCGATGTAAATAATGATAAACTGACAGCTCTAACTACTGTGGAAAGACTTTTCTTGAAGCTGAAACAATATACATCTTATTTAATTAAACAAAACttcaattaaacaaaataacagtaATATGCCTGACTCAGTATTAATATTGAAATTAGCTCAATTAGTTTCCATTAACATGACTATCATGTGTCTTCCTCTCCGGACAGATCAAGCAAGTGGTGGCAGCATTGACTGGTCCTACGATCTGGGCATCAAATACTCCTTTGCCTTTGAGCTGAGGGACACGGGTCGCTATGGTTTCATTCTGCCGGCCAATCAGATCATTCCCACCGCCTCCGAGACCTGGCAGGCCCTGAATTATATCATGGGATATGTCCGTGACCATCCTTATTAATGACTAATGTATGAACATGAAAAGAGCAACATCATTACTCAGTATTCTACACTGATGTATGACATCTGTTTCCAAGACTGACCAATAAAGTCACAAATACAGTAtacttttgtctctgtgtcaatCTACAAGTGttacttttatttgactttctTGAAATTTGACTTTATATCTGTAGAGAAACACTGCACATTATATGTGACTTGAGTTTCAAATCACTTTCCACCTGATATAGTATTTGGATTTTTACCTAACTTcttctttaaaatatatttctgctttgtccaTTTCAATATTCCGTGATATTATAGAGCAGTTATTTGCACAGACATGAGACGtctaaaaaataacaaaataaactctACTTATGTTGTAGGGGTTTGATCTAAGGATTAAATAGGCGGGGTCTTGAAATAGGCCTTAACTTGGCATTCCACATTTACAGTCAGGACCTGACTTGAAAGATGAGATATTTTGATCTAAACATTTGCCTTTGTCTTATTACAAAAGCAAATCTGTTCACTGTCTTTTGGGCTTTGTTAGCCACATGAGTCAAAACCAAAGTTAATTAAATGGATTTGAAGATACAGTTGTTAATACTGGTGTTGCATATACATCTGGGCCCTGTTCATATGCCACCTCAGTTCTTCAGGCATTGAAAACATTTGTAGTCACATCTACAAATACCTAATCTATGCATGcatttgtaatatatatatatatatatttaatacatgTATAATTGACATTGCACTCTTTGTATTATGCACTTTGTCTATACTTTTATTCTGTAGGAATGTATGTATGAACAGTATGTATGTAGACATGCATGTATATCcggtacatatatatatgaaaagctTTTCAAAGAACCCGTCAGTTTCCCGCTTGGTGCTGATGTGCACCTGCGCCCTTCATCCTTTTTCACTTCGTCTCTGATGCAGACGGCAGGGTCTCCATTCAGTTTGCTAAAGAGGTCTTAAAATGGGTTATCTGAAACAAATTGACATTGAAAACTTCAAGTCATGGCGAGGGAAGCAGGTTATTGGCCCGTTTATGCGATTTAATTGTGTAATTGGCACAAATGGTTCTGGTAAGTAACTTCAAACGTCCATTTCTGCTGCTCTTTAGCCAGCTAATGCTAGCCGCTGATGCTAGCAGACGATGCTAGCTGCTAATGCTAGCAGACGATGCCAGCATCGTCATTGGTGTCTTAACTAGCCTAAACTTCTGACGTTTTGTgaagttaattatttttaattcatgcTGCTAGCATCCAGTTATATTTACAGTTAGCGTGTATGTTTAAATATCCTTTATGCTCCAAATGAACAATGTTGTTAATCCAGACTTGGTCTGAATATGTAAAAAGTGCTCAGCATGGTCGTTAACCTGGCAGAAGCAAACTCCTCTGTGTAGAACTTTATCGACTTTTATTATTGAAGCAGGACATATGTAACATGGCAATTCAAACTAGGCAAGTCCAATGTGATGGACGCCCTGAGCTTCGCCATGGGGGAGCGGGCTGCCCTCCTCCGGGTAAAGCACCTTGGAGACCTGGTTCACGGAGCCCACATCGGCCAGCCTGTGTCCAGCACGGCCCGGGTCTCCATCCGGTACCGTGACGACCAGGAGCAGGAGACAGTCTTCCGTCGTAGCATCACCGGTGGGTTCAAATCATTTCACAGCAAATTGCAGTGAAGAGAAGTAAACATGTAAGGCTGTCAAAATTCAGGTCACATTCATTATTACACTATTATTCACACAGTAACATTTGTATGTTGATGGTTGAAGTGGAGTTAATTTGAAATAGTTAAGTTACTTTATAACACAGtatttaatttgagttaaacaAGCTTTCTATCCTTTGACATAGCACCTTTATATTCTTTAATAAGAAAAACTTTGCTCACATATTTCCTTCTCCTTTGTTCCTCATTAAAAGGGGTTGGTATTGATAATAATAGTGATATCTTTATTCAACACAGTGATAGCTCTTTTCAACAGCCATCACAAAGTGAAATTGGGTAACTTGTATAAGAAATAGTTTAGGATTTAAAATATGCTGATTAATAGTTTCGTCTCAAATTTAGGTAACATTGCTGAGAAATCTAATACTGAAAACTCGCATTATTATCTTCAGAGTGTTTGGGAGTTTTTGATTACAATCAGTCTTCACTGCTTTTCATTGTATTGTTCAGGAAACACCTCTGAGTATCGCATCAACGGCGTTCAAGTTAGTCTCGTCAAATACTTGGAAGAGCTTAAGAAGATTGGCGTTGTGACCAAAGCCCGAAACTGTCTGGTGCTTCAGGTAAACTGCCAAGAGACCGAAATGTGTAACAGTGTTGTTATATTCACTGTAACTTGTATATATGGGTGTTGTTATGAAGTAATATCatgaaattatattattaacaATATCATGTGGAGCATAAGTAAGACCAGCTCTAATACTTATCACTTTAAATCCTCCTATTTAGCTTCTAAAAGCATAatgtaaacatttaataaaaaatgtgtattaATTGATAACTTTCTGTATCAATTCTTTTCCACCTTCTGTATGAGCAGATGATAAAGGAACACACTGACCACAACACTGTTGATGATGATGTCTTAACATTATGATGATATAATTGTTAATAAAAACTGTGTAAAACTTGTTTATACTGCTTACAAATGCTACTAGGGTACTGAAATTCAAGTGTTTATCGTCGGACAATATTTCATGCTGTGGATGCTGGTATAAgtgaatatataataaaaaaaactaactgtAAGCTGATAAAAAGAGCCTATATTTGCAATGACGTTTTTAAGTCAGTAGGTGGCAGCAATGCAAATAACTTTCCTGGATTgaaaggaagggaaaaggaCTGCATGTTTTAACAAAACCAATGTTATAAGTCACCTGAAAGGTCTGTACCTTACCAACGCGGTACCAACGCAAGTTTTCCTACAGACCTCTGACATAAGTCAAATTAGTTTTGCTCAGGCTCAGTAGCTGGATGAAGACTTTTAACATGAGAAAGGCATCACTGCAAGTACAGGAGTGCGCCGGTTCACATTCAGCGATCAGGTTATattcaattaatttttttattaaagaatGTCGGATTATTGGTTAAACATTGTCTTCATTGGCCACGAGAAGCAGGTTGTTATCGACATTTGTTGAAAACATCTATTTAGTCAATCCCTAATTATGTCTattcagaaaataatgaaatatgttattttcagtgtagagaaagagaaggagaaatttATGAACACGGTTGAAAAGATAACAGAAATATTGCCAAATGAATACATTAAGACATAAAACCTAGGGGGTATTTTAGACACAGGCACAGTTCGTAATGGCTTGTTATACAATAAAAGCCATGCAAAACAAGTCTGTTAATCATGATACTTCTCACCAGGGGGCAGTGGAGTCCATTGCTTTGAAGGACCCGAAGGAGAGGACGAAAATGTTCGAGCTAATCAGTCAGTCGGGAGAGTTTGCTGCAGAGTACGATAAGAAGAAAGCGGCTCTGCTTAAGGCCAGAGAGAATACACAGTTTCAGTTTAACATGAAGAAGTCTGCCAccgtagagaggaagcaggtgTCCCAGGAAAAAATTGAGGTAAAAGCATTAGAAGCAAATATAAACATCTTCTGTCAGCATAGGAGAgacattgattttaaatgtgaaaatgatgGATTTTTCCAGATTTAAACTCTGGGTATGTTTGTTTTAGAAAGGAGAACTGTTAAAAACCTCTTGAAAATGCCATAATGCTGccactcccctctcctcctgacTGTTCTAGCAGCCACCACCTTAGGCAAAAGATTATCAAACTGGAAGGTAGAATATCAATCCTCCATCAAATAACCAATTAGCAGAGCGCTCTGAGactgcatacctccaccaatgcCCTTGCCCTATCTGGCAATGTCAAAGCACTGTTTCCCATTAACTATCTTGACCAAACAAATTAAACACTTCTCACTATAACATTAGAGACCTATAACTCTGTGTTTTGCCCCATTGATGCATTGTATTACCTTCTGCTGTGCTATTTACAGCATTATTTGGCACATGCTTGTTCTTGCGCTAACGCTATCATTCCTTAACGTTTTTACCATccatgcagacagtcagacctcatagttttAGCTGCAGTTGTGCGTGTACCCACAAGTGGCATTGAACGTCTTGGACGTCTTACTAGAGAGCATTGAATGCCACTTCTGGGTAGATTTGGACATTTGGACATTTGTACATTTGGACTGTTTAGCACCAACTGAATTTGATGACCTTAGCTTCTCTTGAGCATGGACATCCGACAATTaaccccctccccacacacactcacatgcacacacatctctcttttctccagGCCCAGAAATACCAGTCAATGGTTGACGACCTTCACCAAAACCGCCTGCAGCTAAGCCTGGCTGAGCTCTACTACAATGAGAGGGGTATCAACACTCTCAGTGACATCCAGAAGGAGAAACAGCTGGCTGCAGCTGCAAAGAACAATAAAGTGGTGAGCTCGGAGCACATGGTCAAAACTGACAAGAAGGAACAGGGACGTCTTACtagagagcagcagcacactgaGAAGGAAATTCGGTGAGTTTTTGTGTGAAGGAGAGTTTTGTAAAtagattaaatgtaaaaaaaaattaggggTCTGTCTTTCTATATCAATATATGGGGGGTCTGTGTCAGAAAATATTCCATTGACTAGAATTAACCAGAGCCTCCTTTTGTGCTGTCACCCAGTGCCCAAGAACATATCCTGTCTCAGGCTCGGTCTCAGTACATCAAAGCCAAGGTTAACACCACCCATCACATGAAAAAGGCCGAGGAGGTCAGTTATGCCCTGAAGAAGGGTCAGAGTGTGCTGGCCATCAAAAAGCAGGACTTGGCAGAGGGTCGACGGGAGATCGCTGAACTGGACAGGACCTGGAAGAACTACGAGGAGCAGGCCCAGCAGCAGGGAGCTTCCCACAGGAGGGACATCGAGCTGGAAGAGGATCAGGTAAGTGTTTGTCAAATAACGCCATTTCCTTTCTCCGCAAAGTAAGTTACAAGATTCAATTTGAGCAACTAGCAGGTTGGAGTCCAAAGCTATGCAACTTATATTTAAACATGGTAAAATCAGGTTTTAGCGGCTTTACATTGACTTCCAGTATATTGTAAAATTGAATTTAAGGTTCTTTTAATTACTTATAGCTCCTCAGTTAATTACATATTTTTATCCCCCACACAACCCTGAGTGCACTTTGAGATCCTCTGGCAGGGGCTTCTTAACTGTTCCAGATTTTCAGCTGAAGACTAAGGGGAACTAGATTTTTCAAATAAGAGCTTAGACCTGCAACCAGATGGAAAATACCAGGAAACAGTAAGCAAAAAGTGACATTGTCAGAGCATCCTTATCATGTTTGTGCATGTATATCTGCTTCAGTTAGAGCGATACAAGGACCTGAAGAAGCTGGCTCAAAAGCAGGCAACTGTCCTCAGCCAGCAGGCAGAGAAACTGCAGTGGGAGGTGAAAGCGGACTGCGAAAAGATGGCCTTTGACCAgtgcagaaagaaagaagttgAGGTTGGAGACACATTTCTGCTGACACAACACATCTTTTGAAGTTTGTAAACACGGACTGAACAGCTGCTGAACAAGACATGTATAGCACTGTTTGTCACCATTGAATCTGTGATTAATTGTTATAATACTACAAATCACCTGCTGCAGGTTGGCATCAGGAGCAACCGCACTCAGCTGGAAGATTTGACACGTAGAacagagaagctggaggagTACACCAGGACCTGCAAGTATGTCATTAGTGTACCTCATCAGCACATGTCTCGCACAATGTCATGTCTTCTAGTAAGACTCTCCCTGGCTGTCAGTGAGACATAACTCCACGGTGATTTATCAGTGAAGAATTAAATACTTTGGTGTAAGGATGTGGAATCTCAAAAGGAAACCAAGCATATGTTATAAAGGCACTGTATGTCCCAGGTCGTCCCTTGAGGAGTATGGTCAGCAAGAGGTGCGTCTTaatgcagagctgcagcatgGACGCCAGCGCAGCCAGGAGGTGAACCAGGAGATGGGGcaggtgctggaggagctgggtaATGCCCGTCTGTACACACAGGAAAGCCGGCGCCAGCTGCAGCGCAAAGAGATGCGAGAGAAGCTACGCAGACTTTACCCTGAATCTGTGGTAAGAGACCAATTCATATCACTCAAATCATACTATATGATTCACCCCCAGCAAATTTAGTTTTCAGAGACCTGGGAGTTAATTCTCACAAATAAAGTCTGGTTGTATAATATGGGAGACACGTCCTGTAACTATGAGGCCTATTCTTGTGAACCCAATGCGTCATTCATCTATTCCTTTATTTTCCCTGTCCCAGTATGGTCAGCTGTTGGACTTATGCAGTCCAATCCATAAGAAGTACCAGCTGGCTGTCACCAAGGTGTTTGGCCGTTACATGAATGCTATTGTGGTGACCACGGAGAAAGTGGCGCGTGACTGCATCTCTTTTATTAAGGAGGAGCATTATGAACCTGAAACCTTTCTGCCCATCGACTACTTGGATGTAAGTTGAAACCATTTCCAAAACAAGTCCTAACTATTTAGCGAGtcagagacatcagctgaatctgcgagagagagtgagtgtgtgtgatccgCCGTTACTTTTCCCTTAGGTTCTGGGATTATAATTACGCTAAGCAattttttaatataatcaaTCGCTGATAAGAATGAATTTGACCTGGGACTGACGTGATCACCACTGTGTTCAGGTGACTCCTCTGAATGAGAGACTGAGGGAGCTGCCTGGCGCCaagatgatggtggatgttgtcCAGGTGAACGCTGCTGCAGGTGCCGCCCAGCTGAGAAAAGTAGTGCAGTTTGTCTGTGGCAATACCTTGGTGTGTGAGACGATCAAAGAAGCTCGGAGCATGGCCTTTGACAGACAGGAGCGGAATAAGGTAAGCTTGACTGTCAGTCATGGTTGTTTGAGTCGGGATGTGTCAGGATGGGCATGTTTGCCTTTTCTGGTAGCAGATGCTTTATTCAGTTTTCTTTAGACCGTAGCGCTGGACGGGACACTGTTTGCAAAGTCAGGCGTGATCTCTGGAGGCTCCAGTGATCTGCGGAGCAAAGCTCGCTGCTGGGACGAGAAAGACATGACACATCTGAGGGAACGTAAGGAGCAGCTTACAGCTGAGCTACGCGTGAGTCCAAAAGCTTTGattagttttgtttattttctattcagCTATACAAActttcatcttttatttaaataacataAGTTCTATCAACGATACTTTGTACTTTTCGTTGAATTTCCAAATAACACATTATGTAACGTAATGTGCAAGACTGTGTAATTGAGCTAGGACATTTCTTTTGGATGCTAATGAACAGtcctgctgttttttttgtttatggcAGACTCTGATGAGGCTGAAGAGAAAGGAGTCAGACCTGAACCAGATCATTGCTCAGGCTCATGGTGCTCAGACCCGCCTCAAATACTCAAAAAATGAGCTGGCAAACCTTCGCAAAATAAATATCCTTCACTGCCAAGcggtatgatgaaagtcaaattTTTACTGTAGATGTCTGTATAAACCAAAGCTCCAGACATATTATATTCAACTTGCATCCACAAAGATATACCATAATAACACTGAAGCAGATCACTCACACATACAACAAACGAAGCTATGACTTCAGTAGCAGCTCacacatttttgtaaatatgtcatATGAAGCAGAGGCTTACATCTTCCAGAGTCTCCTAACAACCAAGACCACAGTCGTACAGTGGAACCAATTGAACAGATTGAACTGATTGGCTGTCTCAGCTACCGGTTCAAACgttgtatgtgtgagagagacagtcaAGAGGCCGGATGGGGGACATCTCTGACTAGTAGACGATATTTAGAGAGGTTTCGTTTCAGCATAGATTTGAAAATCAGTGCAGCTTTCTAGATCCCAACTCCTGAGCAGTTGCACAGTATCTTCTTTAAGTGTATTTTCCTGTCTACCTGTGGTTTTCAGGAGATTTCTCGTATGGAGAGTGAATTAGCAAACCTGGACTCTCAGATCAAGATGCAGCAGGAAAGTGTGGAGGCAAAGGATGCAACGATGAGAAGGATCAGAGACCAGATCGATCAGGTTCCTTTATTTGCAGAACTTTCAAAACCTGTTGCCTCATGCTGACATGGATTAAAATTGATTTTTCCAACACCACTACTGTCTACATTTCCTATACTACTGTTAAGATGAAAAGAGCTTTAAAAGTTCAATGACATAATTGTTCTCAATAATCCTGATAATTTTATAACACCTCATCAAATTTTAATGAGATGATATTTGTATTCAGATCGAGGACCTGGTGTTTGCTGACTTCTGTGCTGAGATCGGTGTGGACAGCATCCGAGAGTATGAGCAGGAATACCTTAAACAGCAGGAAGAGCTTGACAAGAAAAGGTACGACAACTGCTCACCATTTTTATCTGTGTGACATGTGCTAGATTTAACCAGCCAGGTCTGTGATAAATGATTTATGATAAACATCTCagtgataaatatttaatttgtgatTTGGAGTCAGGAATTATGCAGGGCTTTAAAGTTTCATAGATGTTTTAAGTGAGCCTTTTAATACAATCACAATATATGACTTTTGTCATTAATCTTGCAGTCTGTCGATAACAATCAAAGCTCTGTTAGAACAAAGGAATGGATTCAGAAAGTGAAACGCTTGAGTGCTTAAACTTTGAAACTGGTTCGGAAGTGTTGGAAATTCGTTTGTGACATCGACAGATAAACATTGTACTTAACTGCAGAATAAACAGAGGAAATTATCTTTCAACAGAGCTCTATTGTTTTATCTCATgaatttatgtcacaaacaaatgtttgcaacactttctgtatgcgtttaaaaataaaagcatttccaTTGACAGAATCtattcttttgttttaaaagttttttttattgtgaaatagttTCAGGAGCGGAAGATGCAaggcttcatactgtatagtactggtatttatttgagtaaatAGGACTACACTAAATAGTCATATATTTATGGCCATATTCAAGGCAAAACCTATGTAAAAACATTGTTCTACATaagctaaatattgtgcattgaacagatgcaataaatatgaattgatattaatgGTAACattgtgcattgaatagataAAGCTGCATCACTAcctttctttgtgtatatttgtattcatacaTTCAACCTTTAACAGaaattgcaaaaataataaatatgatacTCCTTAATGGTTTTTTTGGAAGATATCAGGGTGGTAGATCTCAGCTTACGTTTGGAATCAAAAAGGATGGGTGACAACTGTTATACACTGGTATCAGGTGGGTCTACttcagaggtgtaaagtaacgaattacatttactcacgttactgtaattgagtatttttttgtgtactttgtaattttttgagtagtttttgaaatgggtaattttacttttacttaagtagattgtgaatgaagtattgtacttcgctacattggaaattacgtCCGTTACTGAGTCAAAAAATAaagttcaaggcgcaaggcaacTCTCACTgtagtggtagatgctgcatagagtggatgacgttccctcaAGTGCAccttcaacatatgaaaactgatcgtaaagttcactgttcgcaataaatatgcgcaacatggagaacactgcacagggagccactgcagagcggctgcagagccgcgggttgccgacccccgGCTACGgagaaagagcgatttgttaactgctccgccgttaaatagatgcggacgtcaaggcattagttcggctataatattagttcatcctcgcattttcccctcccggtcgcacgccccacctgttatgcctcGATGGGgcgcaccacacagtttgagaatcactgcgctacacagggccggccctagcacattttgggctctatgcaagcttcactctTGGTTGTTGGAAGTAaataagtaacttttacttaaagttcATTTTATATGAaccactttttacttttacttgagtggatttttagatgggtacttttacttgtacttaagtaaaatttcatcaaagtaaaggtacttttactttcagtacttcagtactttttacacctctggtcTACTTatgactagggttgcaaaattctgggaatattcaaagttggaaacttcccatgggaattaacgggaatatactggaatatacaggaatatacgggaatattcGGGAATATATACAggaatatacaggaataaactggaaattttgtgggtaatttatactaactgtatttacctttaatatacagacatatatataaacattttgttttgtcataggctgatttgagccctgaggaaactttgggcacttgactatatgcttcttcatctttgtgtcattcttaacataggtctttgcgcagtatttgcaaatgtacacagcccttccttctacattggctggggtgaaatgtctccatacatgagatagtgcacgtggcattattctgtagaataagatgagaaaaaatcttgtaaaaaaacactaaagcaatgccagagatataaatagttggccaaacaattggaatcgtctttaagaatattttaaaattgatggataaatgaatagaaataggctagatcagacatgggcaaagtaaattaaactaacaatttagtagcactttaatgtcacttacttatagcactttgtagttttacttaatttttgaggaaattgtactttcttgcttcttgttgttcttggtttgtaccctcggtgttgaatgcacttattgtaagatggtttggataaaagcgtcagctaaattaaatttgaccgggagtgtTGTGTATAGGGCTCGAATGGGCACATaatctcccttcactttttcgctttgccctgtaagcccttctgtaaaatgagcggatcaaggaaacgaaaagtggacaatgagtgccgagtgtttaacacggaatggacaacaaaatacttttcactgaagtccaatcgaaggctgtatgcctgatatgccgagaaactgtcccagttttcaaggagtactacatcagccgtcactttgctgagaagcatgctaactacgctagaaagcagtcaacgcaagaatGGGCGGCTACGGCTCAGAGGTTGGGGTctaatttacagactcagcaacatttgacaaactgcgattcaagagtcaactaccaaggcgggttttgttaaattgccttgcaaataaatgctttgctatttgttaaaggccaaatcatTGCATGTAAGGATTTTTCCattgcacactacagcaggcctcaatagccctgctgtagtgtgcgggatgctgggaattatctgtgcatgtgatggaagaATGCACAGTGTAGGTTTGACATTCAATACGCAGCTTGTGCTGCATTCCATTCAtcttaaaatagagttttgaatgatgtttt
Above is a genomic segment from Pleuronectes platessa chromosome 7, fPlePla1.1, whole genome shotgun sequence containing:
- the smc1b gene encoding structural maintenance of chromosomes protein 1B encodes the protein MGYLKQIDIENFKSWRGKQVIGPFMRFNCVIGTNGSGKSNVMDALSFAMGERAALLRVKHLGDLVHGAHIGQPVSSTARVSIRYRDDQEQETVFRRSITGNTSEYRINGVQVSLVKYLEELKKIGVVTKARNCLVLQGAVESIALKDPKERTKMFELISQSGEFAAEYDKKKAALLKARENTQFQFNMKKSATVERKQVSQEKIEAQKYQSMVDDLHQNRLQLSLAELYYNERGINTLSDIQKEKQLAAAAKNNKVVSSEHMVKTDKKEQGRLTREQQHTEKEIRAQEHILSQARSQYIKAKVNTTHHMKKAEEVSYALKKGQSVLAIKKQDLAEGRREIAELDRTWKNYEEQAQQQGASHRRDIELEEDQLERYKDLKKLAQKQATVLSQQAEKLQWEVKADCEKMAFDQCRKKEVEVGIRSNRTQLEDLTRRTEKLEEYTRTCKSSLEEYGQQEVRLNAELQHGRQRSQEVNQEMGQVLEELGNARLYTQESRRQLQRKEMREKLRRLYPESVYGQLLDLCSPIHKKYQLAVTKVFGRYMNAIVVTTEKVARDCISFIKEEHYEPETFLPIDYLDVTPLNERLRELPGAKMMVDVVQVNAAAGAAQLRKVVQFVCGNTLVCETIKEARSMAFDRQERNKTVALDGTLFAKSGVISGGSSDLRSKARCWDEKDMTHLRERKEQLTAELRTLMRLKRKESDLNQIIAQAHGAQTRLKYSKNELANLRKINILHCQAEISRMESELANLDSQIKMQQESVEAKDATMRRIRDQIDQIEDLVFADFCAEIGVDSIREYEQEYLKQQEELDKKRLEFESQRARLSAQLEYEQDQLKQQIEKLCKMEATINKEKRSMAEQKKDEEQLLLLVEEAQNKLLEVNNRLLSNKNQVAAAKAELDQKTQRLQEIKQELVKLQREVMSAESALEQKRLARHNLLLACKIQSLPITLLSGSLDEISRVQPDTESESTSATMDIYEREAQLVIDYSDLEAELRSLQGEKEVEASLEKLKESVSAIESELHRTTAPNLKALEKMIEVKDKCQGVTEAFEASTKVTKKCNQEFEHVKTQRLHLFNQCFEHVSVVIDQIYKRICRNSSAQAILTPDNPEEPYLGGINYNCVAPGKSFMSMDNLSGGEKSIAALALVFAIHSFRPAPFLVLDEVDAALDNTNINKLTSFIRKESRKNMQIIVISLKEEFFSKADALLGVYSDFAECMFSRMLTLNLQQYPLVEENNGKLTDKEERVDQTQDSRGLESSA